TTGTGTAACGGCGTCCAATGCTGCAAATGAGTTAGTGCCGGCCAGGTCGTAACGGGGGTGGTACATCACCCTTTCCCCTTTGGCGACCTTTATCAATAATACGTCGGCGATCAAGCTGAACAGCGCCGACTCCACAGCTTCCGGCAGCTGCAGCTCCCTGATTTTACGCTGCGTGTCACAATGCGGCTGAAAAGCATAACGCCCGTTGGGCAAGGTGTACAGATAACGGTCTTTGACAATCCCGGCATAACTGCCGAAGATCTGGTCCAATATGGCGTCGGTCACCCATGGCTGGCAAAAACGCTCTTCTTCAAAAGGGATGCCTTTCTGCAGCAGTTCTTCCCGGCTAACGGGAATGGCTGGATGAAAATGTCCCAACAGCCCCTGTACGGCGTGTTGAGGTATCTGCCAGATGCGAAAGAAGCCCAGGATATGATCTATCCGGAAAGCGTCGAAATAAACGGACATATGCCGGAGCCGTTGCTGCCACCAGTCGCAGCCGTCGGCCATCATTTTTTTCCAGTTATAGGTAGGAAAGCCCCAGTTCTGCCCTTCTGCCGTAAAGCTGTCGGGAGGCGCACCGGCCTGCATGTTCAGATGGTAAAGGCCGGGATTCATCCAGGCATCTGCGCTGTAGCGGGAAATACCGATAGGGATATCCCCCTTCAGGGCTATTCCTTCCCGGTGTACGGCTTCTACAGCGCTTTGCAGCTGAAGGTGCAGGTGGTACTGTATAAAAAAATAAAAGTGTGCCGTATCTGCGGCAGCCCTGTCTGCTATCACCAGCTGGTTGATAGCCGTATAGTCGTATTGGTTATATTCAGGCCAGCGGGAATAATCGCTGGTATGGTATTTATCACGCAGATAACAGAAAACAGCATAAGGCAGCAACCAGTGTTCGTTGGCGGCAAACCATTGCCAGTAGGCGCGGGTTTGCAGCTTCTCACCTTCCGCCTCATAAAGGGCTTTGAGATAGGCCAGTTTATAGGACAGTACGGTTTCATAATCCACGTCCTCTTTTTCGTTGAGCCATTGCCGTAAGGAATGGAACTGCCGTTGCAGCGGATGGCTGTCTGGCAGCCGGCCTACGTCCTGCAGACGGATATATAGCGGGTGCAGGGCAAAGGAGGAGATGGCGGCGTACGGGTAGGAGTCGCGCCACGTCCAGGTGCTGATCGTGTCATTGACCGGCAGCAGCTGTATCAGTTGCAGGCCGCCCTGCCGCGCCCATTGCGCCAGCGGCGCCAGGTCGGCGAATTCGCCGGTGCCAAAGCCCTCGTTGCTGCGCAGGCTGAATACGGGCACGGCTACACCGGCGCCTTTCCAGAGAGGATAATCTCTCCGCACAAAGTCATCATGCAGCACCGCCAGGCCACTGGTATCGTAAGGAGGCAGTTCTCTGTCAGGGCCGTTTTCATAATATTCGAAAGTATGGTTGTCCAGATCGTAGATACCATATTTGTACCGCACAGGCGTGGCAGCGGTGGCCGGAAGTTGCAGTGCGGCGGTAAACCATCCCTGGGCATCATATTGCAGCAGCAGTGGTGTTTCGATGTTCCAGCCGCCCAGCTGCGGGATGCTGCCGAGCAGGCATACGGTTTTGCCGGCGGGCAACAGCGGGGCCTGTACGCGGAAAAGGTGCGTAGCGTGACG
The Chitinophaga varians genome window above contains:
- a CDS encoding 4-alpha-glucanotransferase, which translates into the protein MHQKLRFNLRYHTHYGQEIYLLGNIPALGNDVPHQALRLQWENDDWWSATIHITADTPVVLQYQYILRELEEVTYEGGIREIPLEPARETYQFTDTWSYAGKPEHAWQTAPFTRVFFRHPVQQPDIRHATHLFRVQAPLLPAGKTVCLLGSIPQLGGWNIETPLLLQYDAQGWFTAALQLPATAATPVRYKYGIYDLDNHTFEYYENGPDRELPPYDTSGLAVLHDDFVRRDYPLWKGAGVAVPVFSLRSNEGFGTGEFADLAPLAQWARQGGLQLIQLLPVNDTISTWTWRDSYPYAAISSFALHPLYIRLQDVGRLPDSHPLQRQFHSLRQWLNEKEDVDYETVLSYKLAYLKALYEAEGEKLQTRAYWQWFAANEHWLLPYAVFCYLRDKYHTSDYSRWPEYNQYDYTAINQLVIADRAAADTAHFYFFIQYHLHLQLQSAVEAVHREGIALKGDIPIGISRYSADAWMNPGLYHLNMQAGAPPDSFTAEGQNWGFPTYNWKKMMADGCDWWQQRLRHMSVYFDAFRIDHILGFFRIWQIPQHAVQGLLGHFHPAIPVSREELLQKGIPFEEERFCQPWVTDAILDQIFGSYAGIVKDRYLYTLPNGRYAFQPHCDTQRKIRELQLPEAVESALFSLIADVLLIKVAKGERVMYHPRYDLAGTNSFAALDAVTQQRLLALYHHYFYVRQESCWRKEAMHKLPLIRRATRMLICGEDLGMVPHCVPGVMQAQGILGLEVERMPKRSGQDFAAIFEAPYLSVLTPATHDMSTLRGWWEENAGISRKYYQQVLKHPTPAPLQANPVLIKEIIGQHLQANAMWRIFQIQDLLAASGYMPDQHPDKERINIPAVTQHYWRYRINKPITDYELRKF